A single region of the Nicotiana sylvestris chromosome 6, ASM39365v2, whole genome shotgun sequence genome encodes:
- the LOC104249561 gene encoding uncharacterized protein — translation MVQLIQSTGLFVGLPHEDSQRHIQNFLEITDTYNYPNVSKDYVRLTLFPFSLIGEAKEWLNKEPANSIRTWDDLARRFLIKFFPTKKTKILRSQILGFEQRAGETLRQAWERYKKILRDCPHHCQTDEVLGHTFVDGLDDASKMNLDLACGGEGDSRKAVKQKSTGLLELDEVSAMSADIAKLANQMTRMTMQQPQTMQHVQQMTICYELCGNSHMSDMCPTNPESIYYVGQQNRDPPNQHTQYENSYNLNWRNHPNFSWGGNQQNQNQHRPQGSFNQPQRPPQQMKESALPSDTEKNPQVNAVTLRNGRELEEVPKKKKDKPIPEGEFIPKVIHEPKNAAEIPKPVEAPRPPPPFP, via the exons ATGGTGCAGCTGATCCAATCCACAGGGCTATTTGTGGGCTTACCTCATGAAGACTcgcagaggcacattcagaatttctTGGAAATTACGGACACTTACAATTATCCGAacgtttccaaggactatgtcaggctgacACTTTTCCCCTTTTCACTGATCGGGGAAGCTAAGGAGTGGTTGAATAAGGAACCAGCAAATTCAATccgcacttgggatgatctggcaaggagattcttaatcaagtttttccccactaagAAAACAAAGATATTGAGGAGTCAAATTCTTGGGTTCGAACAACGAGCTGGCGAGACACTTCGTCAAGCATGGGAAAGGTACAAGAAGATTCTCAGAGACTGTCCTCATCATTGCCAGACGGACGAGGTATTGGGTCACACTTTTGTAGATGGGTTAGATGATgcttcaaagatgaatcttgatttaGCTTGTGGGG GTGAGGGTGATTCACGAAAGgcagttaagcaaaaatcaacTGGCTTACTTGAGCTCGACGAAGTGTCAGCCATGAGCGCCGATATTGCAAAGCTGGCCAATCAGATGACTAGGATGACAATGCAGCAGCCACAGACAATGCAACATGTACAACAAATGACTATTTGCTACGAACTCTGTGGCAATAGTCATATGAGTGATATGTGCCCCACGAATCCAGAATCCATCTATTATGTGGGGCAACAGAACAGAGATCCACCGAATCAGCATACACAATACGAGAATTCTTACAATCtaaattggaggaatcatcccaACTTTTCATGGGGTGGAAATCAGCAGAATCAGAATCAGCATAGACCCCAAGGGAGTTTCAATCAGCCTCAAAGACCACCCCAACAAATGAAAGAAA GCGCTCTCCCTAGTGATACAGAAAAGAACCCTCAAGTGAATGCAGTTACACTTAGAAACGGGAGGGAGCTAGAGGAAgtgccaaagaaaaagaaagacaagcCCATACCTGAGGGAGAGTTCATCCCTAAAGTGATTCACGAGCCAAAGAATGCTGCTGAAATTCCAAAGCCAGTGGAGGCcccaaggccaccaccacctttccCCTAG